Below is a genomic region from Actinomycetota bacterium.
TTAAAGCCTTGGAGAGATTTTCTAATAATATCCACTTAAGGCAGTACGGCAGGGGATGTTTTATAGACAGGTGCCCTGATGCTAGGGATGTAAGTTTGGCCGGACAGGGTTTAAAGGAAATAAAACTTATTATGGCCCAGGGCCAATACCATGTAATAATCCTAGATGAAATAAACATAGCCATACATCTGAAACTAGTAGAGCTGCAGGACGTAATAGGCCTTATAAAAGACAAGCCATTAGAAACTGAACTTATACTTACCGGAAGGTTTGCTCCCCAGGCCTTAATGAAGGAAGCAGACCTGGTAACTGAAATGAAAGAAATAAAACACTACT
It encodes:
- a CDS encoding cob(I)yrinic acid a,c-diamide adenosyltransferase; amino-acid sequence: MASLSKGYVQVYTGNGKGKTTAALGLAVRAAGNGMKVFIAQFIKGREYSEIKALERFSNNIHLRQYGRGCFIDRCPDARDVSLAGQGLKEIKLIMAQGQYHVIILDEINIAIHLKLVELQDVIGLIKDKPLETELILTGRFAPQALMKEADLVTEMKEIKHYYQQGILARAGIEK